ACAATAGCCAAAAGGAATGACATAATCCTATATTTAGTGCGTgaaagaggggcagcctgggtggctcagaggtttagtgcgtGAAAGATGCCTACAACAtaccacaataaaacaaaaacaaatgcagaatAGTATGTGTCATGATTCCATCTGGGAAAATACAGCAACTCTGTACAAAGTACATAAGATTGTACTGACATAGGAAAGGTCTGGAAGGACATCCAATGAGCTACACAGTAACTGTCTCTGGAAGACAGAGCAGGGTATACTTGGAGAGGAAGGGACACTTTTAATACATACAGTTCTACcctgctaaatttttttttttttttttacaagcatgTACTACTTTTTGAAGTGGTCCTCAGTTGACAACACTGGATTAATATCATAACAGATCCATGCATGGCCCACTTTTACTAAGTTAGTTAACCAGAGATTTTTAAGAAGAAGACACTctggaacccacaaccccaaATAAAAGATCCTTGACGATAATCTATATCTAATTATATGACCCTCCCTTCCATCATACTGGCTTCTCTGCAGGCAACCACCAGCAAATTCATCATTCTAAATTCACTATTACTTGTATAATTAATAAGTGAAATATGACAGATATGTGCAAACActtagtttgttttccttttcaattcaCTGCTCTTCAAACGGAAATACCACAAATTCAATTCTAAGCTTTCCTTGGCACATAGGGGAACCCCATTTTTCCAGGGATGCAATGTTAATCACCCTGGTGGCTGCAATGGGTCATCATGGCACTACCTTCTCCCTGAGAAACTCCAGAAGCTAAGAGAGAGACATTTTTCATTATAGATCATTTCCCTAAAAGTAAAGTAGATCTGTGGCTTTTTCGAATCTGTCTCCACAATGCAATCTAAAAAATTTCTAGTTGATCAAAGCAGACTTTACCTGTAGGTACAACGTAGGCGATGTTTATATACTAGGTGATGATCTCTTTACTATATAGGGTTTCTCAGCCTCTCAACAAATGGAGAAGCTTTAATTACTACATGTTAAGAGACAATACATGATAAAAGAGTGCTAGGGGACACAGAAAGTATGAAATTAAGTCTACCTCTATAATATAATCCAAATTAATTGAGTCCTTCCTTCTAGGTTATCCTAGTGTATGCCCTTTGATTTTTATGCCCTTTGATTTTATGAATTCTCAGCctccatttaaaattaaatccaGCATTCTGCATTTGGGGAATACACTGCACTGTTATGTATGATTTCCTAGTTTGAGTTGAAGCTATACTTACTGATAAGGGAATGCTTTTCCAAGCATGAGGTCTTTTAAAGTAATAGTTTCTCTGACCACCTATATCTTGTGAAAACCACTTGTCAACTCTTTGCCAGCAGGCCTGACTTACTCTTGTATCACATatcattttacaaaaagaaaattctcaaatttaaGTCACAGAAGTCAGCAGTTATCAGAAGTCTCTTCTGGGTTCTTCCAAATAAAAGCTATAATTAAATGGATTCTCAGCTACCAACATTTAATTAACACAAGCAGATAATCCAAAATGGCAAAGCAGCCAAAATTACTGGTATTTAGGGCATATTTTTATACTTGAACAAGACAGCATCTCCTGTTCTTGACTCTGCTACATGGGGGCGATCAAGAAGCAATGGCTGGGTTAGCGCCCCCTCTCTGCCTTCCCATTCGCCGCCCCCGGCTCACCAGTCGGTGACAGGAACAGAGCCCACCGTGGATAGACTGTGCTACTCCTCTCTGTAAAAACGTTCTGTACTTCCCGAGGCGAGAATGGGCTGAATATTTTGACTTTCCTGCTGCTGGGTTGCAGACTATACCCAGAGAGGTAAGTAAGATCAAAAGCCTTGTGCATGCTACTTGCAACTGTCTCAATGAGAAATGCAGCCAAAGCACCTGCAAGCAATAAACAGCAATCCTGGCTCTACAGGTGCTTGtaacttgggggtggggtggggagatgccTACAGTGAAGGCACAGCACCACTTACTCTTCCTTCCTGAGCAGCTCCTCCTCCGACTCGGTCAGCCGCTGCCGGAGGGCCGCGATCATCTCCACGGCCACGTCCACCTGCCGGTTCAGGGCCCGCTCCCGCCTCTGCACTTCTTGCTTTTTCTGCGTCAGCTGCACAAAGGCAGCCCGGACTTCCAACAGTTCGGCGGTTTTCTGGGCCAGCTCTTTGGTGAGTTTATCGATTCTCTTCTCGATGGTCCTGTCCACGGCCTCGACCATCCGGTTGAACTTTTCTCTGACGTGAGCCTCGAAAGCGGCTTTGGTGTCGGAGGCGGCGGGCAGGCCCGGGCTGGCGCGCTGCCCCTCCAGCGGGTCTGCGCGCAGGTCGGCCGCCGCGTAGGTCTGCAGGTAGGACACGGGCCGCTCGGCCACCACCTCCAGCGGCTTCCGGTCCAGGGAGTGTTCGTGCGAAATGCTGTAGAAGCTCACGTAGCTGGGTTTCTGCTTCGCCACGTGGCTGCTGCCCTGCAGTTTCCCGGGCTTCAGGGGTTCTGAGGCCGTGACCAGGTCCGTGTCTTTGAGGGACGGAAAGAGGCTGCATTTTGTCAAGAGGGTTCTTTCCTGGTAGCTGTGGCTGAATTCCAGATGGGCCCTCAGCGAGGATAGACTTCTAAATCTGGTGTGGTCGCCACACCTCGGGCAGCGGAACGGCAGGCACACAGCGACATTCTCGAAGGACTCCTGCCAGGGGTATCTGCTGTCCTCAAAAGCCTTCTGTTGCATCACTCTTCAAGTCCTGCTCAGGGGACAAATAAAACAGGTAGATCAGAAGCCCATTTAAAACACGCCCCTAAAATGCTCCTGGCAGCTCATCTCCACCAGGGCAGGGGCTTTGGCCTTCAAATGACTTTTGCACATACTGTCTTATGTTAAAGGTGAAACCTGCCATCGGGGGCCCACATCCAGCCGCATTCACTCATTTCTGTGACACCTGCTGCTGCTTTTGCACAAAAGGCAAAGGTGAGTAGTTGAGCCAGAACCTCGAGAGCCTGAAGAGCCAAAAGCACTTACTGCTTGGCCTTTACAAAAAAGCCTGCCAAACCCTGTCCAAGATCTGGAAGGTGGGTAATGTCCtctttttgcagatgagaaaactggagcAAGGAGGTACAGTAATTAATTCAAAGCCAGATGGCAAGTGGCAGATTCTGAAGTGGAATTCAAGTATCCTGCCCTCCTGAATTTATTAATACTCTAACTGCAAACCTATGCCCTATTTTACCGATACACTCCTGATAAGCatgaattccaaaaaaaaaaaaagagaaagagagagagaagtcacaTGAATTGTCAAAATTTGTCCTGAGAGAGCAAGTTCACTGATCTTCCTTCAACCATAGGGAAGATATTACTGAAGTTAGGCACAGTGGCATTAGACACGCCATCAGCGGGAAATTTTTCAACCTCAGATTTTGCCTTTGCTTACTCTGATGGCATAAATCAAAATGTTATCGTCACAATAATAGCCGCCCATATTCCAAATTTACTGACATTTGGGAACTCAAGATCGCAGATATGTTTTGACCCAAGTGGGGCTCTGGCCCTGGCCAAgacattataaaaatacagtgttCTGAATGGATTTATTTCGTCTCTGATCCTGTTTTTATACGTGAACCAGGCAGGTATCAGTATAACTCTTTGGAGGACAGGAGGTTCTTATTTCCTTGTAGGAATTTATCATCTTAGCCCTAGCAACAGATGACTGCTAGCAGCCTTACTCTGCAAACAGGGCTTACCTATTGCCTCCAGGAATGGTTTCTACTTAAATGTAACACGCACTGGGCCCCCAAAAGAGGAAGCTCAACTAAGGGACTAGACTGGAAAGTGCAGTTATTGGGCTCTCAACCTCTTCAAAAGCCCAGGCGCAGGCGGTCCCCAGCCGGCGGGCAAAGCCTCCAGGTTCCCCAGCCTCCGGCCCCTAGAGAGGGGCCCTCTTCCTGTGCTACGCCGGGCTGTTTGGGGCCAGTTTTGTGCAGACGGGATGCAAGCCCTGGCCCGAAGAGGCAGCGGAGAGGTGAAGGCAGGGGGAGTCGGGGCTCCAGGGGGCCACGGGAGAGGGCCGGCGTCCCTGAATGGGGAATCACCCGCCCCGGGGGTACTCCTGCTTTCAGGGGCCCAGCGGAGACCCCGGGCCACAGGGCTGCAGGCACAGCCCGGACCTCCTGGGCCCGCGAAGGCGCCGCCCCGAGGgtcccgg
The genomic region above belongs to Vulpes lagopus strain Blue_001 chromosome 3, ASM1834538v1, whole genome shotgun sequence and contains:
- the ZNF365 gene encoding protein ZNF365 isoform X5, encoding MQQKAFEDSRYPWQESFENVAVCLPFRCPRCGDHTRFRSLSSLRAHLEFSHSYQERTLLTKCSLFPSLKDTDLVTASEPLKPGKLQGSSHVAKQKPSYVSFYSISHEHSLDRKPLEVVAERPVSYLQTYAAADLRADPLEGQRASPGLPAASDTKAAFEAHVREKFNRMVEAVDRTIEKRIDKLTKELAQKTAELLEVRAAFVQLTQKKQEVQRRERALNRQVDVAVEMIAALRQRLTESEEELLRKEEEVVTFNHFLEAAAEKEVQGKARLQDFIENLLQRVELAEKQLEYYQSQQSAGLCRDISEHMEGVSIHMMTHADWTRP
- the ZNF365 gene encoding protein ZNF365 isoform X2 codes for the protein MQQKAFEDSRYPWQESFENVAVCLPFRCPRCGDHTRFRSLSSLRAHLEFSHSYQERTLLTKCSLFPSLKDTDLVTASEPLKPGKLQGSSHVAKQKPSYVSFYSISHEHSLDRKPLEVVAERPVSYLQTYAAADLRADPLEGQRASPGLPAASDTKAAFEAHVREKFNRMVEAVDRTIEKRIDKLTKELAQKTAELLEVRAAFVQLTQKKQEVQRRERALNRQVDVAVEMIAALRQRLTESEEELLRKEEEVVTFNHFLEAAAEKEVQGKARLQDFIENLLQRVELAEKQLEYYQSQQSAGLCRDISEHMEGVSIHMMTHADWTRDQPCYCCCLCLAGKMLELKIWVQPGPGVGVRAQESVEAHLSTGTSVWEHTHHPGPQRPQLYNGDDRSSQARPKELL
- the ZNF365 gene encoding protein ZNF365 isoform X3; translation: MQQKAFEDSRYPWQESFENVAVCLPFRCPRCGDHTRFRSLSSLRAHLEFSHSYQERTLLTKCSLFPSLKDTDLVTASEPLKPGKLQGSSHVAKQKPSYVSFYSISHEHSLDRKPLEVVAERPVSYLQTYAAADLRADPLEGQRASPGLPAASDTKAAFEAHVREKFNRMVEAVDRTIEKRIDKLTKELAQKTAELLEVRAAFVQLTQKKQEVQRRERALNRQVDVAVEMIAALRQRLTESEEELLRKEEEVVTFNHFLEAAAEKEVQGKARLQDFIENLLQRVELAEKQLEYYQSQQSAGLCRDISEHMEGVSIHMMTHADWTSSSGWLHIL
- the ZNF365 gene encoding protein ZNF365 isoform X1 translates to MQQKAFEDSRYPWQESFENVAVCLPFRCPRCGDHTRFRSLSSLRAHLEFSHSYQERTLLTKCSLFPSLKDTDLVTASEPLKPGKLQGSSHVAKQKPSYVSFYSISHEHSLDRKPLEVVAERPVSYLQTYAAADLRADPLEGQRASPGLPAASDTKAAFEAHVREKFNRMVEAVDRTIEKRIDKLTKELAQKTAELLEVRAAFVQLTQKKQEVQRRERALNRQVDVAVEMIAALRQRLTESEEELLRKEEEVVTFNHFLEAAAEKEVQGKARLQDFIENLLQRVELAEKQLEYYQSQQSAGLCRDISEHMLTDISSNRKPKCLSRGHPHPVCNHVDLKTHFHPKGRSYLRKAKDDRTSMQPAKSIHEQAESPRELCRPSKKGEPLGFSRKGNIRPKVAKKKPTAIVNII
- the ZNF365 gene encoding protein ZNF365 isoform X4 encodes the protein MQQKAFEDSRYPWQESFENVAVCLPFRCPRCGDHTRFRSLSSLRAHLEFSHSYQERTLLTKCSLFPSLKDTDLVTASEPLKPGKLQGSSHVAKQKPSYVSFYSISHEHSLDRKPLEVVAERPVSYLQTYAAADLRADPLEGQRASPGLPAASDTKAAFEAHVREKFNRMVEAVDRTIEKRIDKLTKELAQKTAELLEVRAAFVQLTQKKQEVQRRERALNRQVDVAVEMIAALRQRLTESEEELLRKEEEVVTFNHFLEAAAEKEVQGKARLQDFIENLLQRVELAEKQLEYYQSQQSAGLCRDISEHMVLNKIFLSAHLLLLNCL
- the ZNF365 gene encoding protein ZNF365 isoform X6, which codes for MQQKAFEDSRYPWQESFENVAVCLPFRCPRCGDHTRFRSLSSLRAHLEFSHSYQERTLLTKCSLFPSLKDTDLVTASEPLKPGKLQGSSHVAKQKPSYVSFYSISHEHSLDRKPLEVVAERPVSYLQTYAAADLRADPLEGQRASPGLPAASDTKAAFEAHVREKFNRMVEAVDRTIEKRIDKLTKELAQKTAELLEVRAAFVQLTQKKQEVQRRERALNRQVDVAVEMIAALRQRLTESEEELLRKEEEVVTFNHFLEAAAEKEVQGKARLQDFIENLLQRVELAEKQLEYYQSQQSAGLCRDISEHMLTDISSNRKPKCLF